From Pseudomonas sp. AN-1:
GAAGTCGTCGCTGACGAACACATGGCCGCGCATGCCGTAGGCCAGCCAGCGCTGCGCCGACAGGCGCACCACGCCGAACAGCGAGCCCTTGTAGAAGGCCGGCAGGGCTTCCCAGTTCTCGCCGCCGTCGGCCGAGCGCAGCACCGTGCCCTGCTCGCCGACCAGCATCAGCTGGCCGTCGGCGCCGCCGTCCATGCCGTTGAGGTGATAGCCGTCCACCGGCAGCTCGCAGGCCTGCCAGCTCTGCCCGGCGTCGCGGGACACGAAGAACTTGCCGTAGCTGCCATAGGCCATCACGGTGTTCCCGGCGCCAGCCCAGACGCCGAGCAGCGGCTCGGCCAGCTCGTTGTCGATGCGGCTCTCCTGCCAGTGCTTGCCGCCGTCCGCGGAGCGCAGGATCCAGCCGTCATGGCCGACCGCCACCAGGCGCTCGGCCGACAGCCGCGCCACGCCGGTCAGCGAACTGCCGCGGCGCTGGTCGATGGCGGCCTGCTGCCAGCTGTCGCCGAGGTCGTCGCTGGTGAGGACGATGCCCTGCTCGCCGACCGCGACCACCCGGCGGCCGTCGACGGTCATGTCGTTGATCAGCAGGCGGTCGGTGCGCAGCTCGGTGGCCGGCAGGGGTGGCGGGGTACGGTGCGAGAAGGCGTACGCGGTGGTTGCCGCGACCACGGCCGAGAC
This genomic window contains:
- a CDS encoding WD40/YVTN/BNR-like repeat-containing protein, which produces MRQLIAYAVSAVVAATTAYAFSHRTPPPLPATELRTDRLLINDMTVDGRRVVAVGEQGIVLTSDDLGDSWQQAAIDQRRGSSLTGVARLSAERLVAVGHDGWILRSADGGKHWQESRIDNELAEPLLGVWAGAGNTVMAYGSYGKFFVSRDAGQSWQACELPVDGYHLNGMDGGADGQLMLVGEQGTVLRSADGGENWEALPAFYKGSLFGVVRLSAQRWLAYGMRGHVFVSDDFGQNWTQVPLGHTAPLYGHARLPGQTGVLVVGAGGVVSRFDGQGKLVDSLRLKSLGTLTSVAALDERVLVVGGEQGVFKSFRGGITAAQD